A portion of the Chondrinema litorale genome contains these proteins:
- a CDS encoding alpha-mannosidase → MRKHTELTINRIAKFRKKLKESYYSGNIPMSASYFKTKEPFPFKDAKDAVFEKINPGKKWGSLYDCAWFRFKGEVPEEFAGYEVVALIDVGGEGCLFDIDGNPIQGLTNKRIEWTMKETIIKKRIYLFSEAQGGEKVELMVDAGANNILGVENVLTYESMEDGVFNQAELVIFDREKWSFYIEYDLLTNLMEDIPPASRHHKLLVFALNECINTYGSGTSEEVAACREILKKELDRKANASSIEASAIGHAHIDIAWLWPLRETVRKAARTFSTALLLMNEYPDYKFGASQPVLYQMMKDTYPGLYQRIKDAIKRGQWECQGAMWVEADCNLSSGESLVRQIIHGKKFFKEEFDIEVDNLWLPDVFGYSSALPQLLIKSDVNYFMTQKISWNQFNTFPHHTFIWKGIDGTEIFSHFLAPNNYRSDVSAQDLRNLERKNFDTERSEYALFLYGAGDGGGGPSRIYIEKLKRAESLEGLPRVKMEFASEYFKKAAEESRDLQKWDGELYLELHRGTLTTHALTKKLNRKVELLLREVEMYYGLYYNDEYPKEALDRLWKVLLLNQFHDIIPGTSVTQVHLESIEQYTQTKNELESLIAKAETHISEKVNNELFDKGYLLVNSLNWNRKSIVELPFTDKYLTDVEGNILPQQVVEKDNKKTLLIESHIPSCGHTIIGESSETEVSVPQNLIFVTDLSIENPLIKVVFDEEDGRILNIYDKEARRDVLANGEKGNAFKIYKDEPLLWDAWDVDIYYEEVPPERPTLSGIKILEQGPLRASIQFDYEDMFYAITQIVSIEAFSKRIDFKTKINWQETDKMLRVEFPVNILSRQATFDIQYGYVQRTTHYNTSWDMAQFEVVAHKWADISQSNYGVALLNDCKYGHKIKGNTISLNLLRSPKNPDPLADMHIHEFTYSLFPHLNDHVKGKVPQEAYELNIPTRTIPIKKQKGIIPEHVAYLETDRYNIIIESVKQAEYTDELVVRLYESSGVDCYAYLKVSFDYREVKLVNIMERDLDELETDGNIIKLFFKPFEIHTIKFTM, encoded by the coding sequence ATGAGAAAGCATACTGAACTTACTATTAACAGAATTGCTAAATTCAGAAAAAAATTAAAGGAGAGTTACTACTCGGGAAATATTCCCATGAGTGCTTCTTATTTTAAAACAAAAGAACCATTCCCTTTTAAAGATGCCAAAGATGCGGTGTTCGAAAAGATTAACCCCGGTAAAAAATGGGGCTCACTTTACGATTGTGCTTGGTTTAGATTTAAGGGAGAAGTTCCAGAAGAATTTGCAGGATATGAAGTTGTCGCATTGATAGATGTTGGTGGAGAAGGATGCCTTTTCGATATAGATGGAAACCCGATACAAGGGCTTACCAACAAACGTATCGAGTGGACGATGAAAGAAACCATTATTAAAAAGAGAATTTATCTTTTTAGTGAAGCTCAGGGAGGAGAGAAAGTAGAATTAATGGTTGATGCAGGGGCAAACAACATTTTGGGAGTTGAAAATGTACTCACTTATGAGTCTATGGAAGATGGCGTTTTCAACCAAGCAGAACTCGTCATATTTGATAGAGAAAAATGGTCTTTCTATATAGAATACGACCTTTTAACCAACTTAATGGAAGATATTCCTCCTGCCTCAAGACACCATAAACTATTAGTTTTTGCACTTAATGAGTGTATCAATACTTATGGTAGTGGAACTAGCGAAGAAGTAGCAGCATGTCGTGAAATTCTTAAAAAAGAACTCGATAGAAAAGCCAATGCCTCTTCTATTGAAGCTTCTGCCATTGGGCATGCTCACATAGATATTGCATGGTTGTGGCCATTGAGAGAAACTGTACGTAAAGCGGCAAGAACTTTCTCTACCGCCCTACTTTTAATGAATGAATATCCAGATTATAAATTTGGAGCCAGTCAGCCGGTTTTATACCAAATGATGAAAGACACCTATCCGGGGCTTTATCAGCGAATTAAAGATGCCATAAAGAGAGGACAATGGGAATGCCAAGGTGCAATGTGGGTAGAAGCCGATTGTAACCTTTCGTCTGGAGAATCTCTTGTTAGACAAATTATTCATGGTAAAAAATTCTTTAAAGAAGAGTTTGATATAGAAGTAGACAACCTTTGGTTACCCGATGTATTTGGCTATAGTTCTGCCCTACCACAGTTGCTCATTAAATCGGATGTAAACTACTTCATGACACAAAAAATCTCATGGAATCAGTTTAATACTTTCCCTCACCATACATTTATCTGGAAAGGGATTGATGGCACTGAAATCTTCTCTCACTTCTTGGCTCCAAACAATTACAGATCAGATGTAAGCGCTCAGGATTTAAGAAACCTAGAGAGAAAAAACTTTGATACTGAACGCTCAGAATATGCTCTATTCCTTTATGGTGCAGGTGATGGTGGAGGTGGCCCAAGCAGAATTTACATTGAAAAACTCAAAAGAGCCGAAAGCTTAGAAGGTTTACCAAGAGTAAAAATGGAATTCGCATCAGAATACTTCAAAAAGGCGGCAGAAGAAAGTCGTGACTTACAAAAGTGGGATGGTGAATTATATTTGGAACTACACAGAGGCACATTAACTACCCATGCCCTCACGAAGAAACTCAATAGAAAAGTTGAGTTATTACTTCGTGAAGTAGAGATGTATTATGGTTTATATTATAATGATGAGTATCCTAAAGAAGCTTTAGACAGACTTTGGAAAGTATTGTTACTCAATCAATTTCATGATATTATTCCGGGAACATCTGTTACGCAAGTCCATTTGGAAAGTATTGAACAATATACCCAAACAAAAAATGAACTTGAAAGCTTAATTGCAAAAGCTGAAACCCATATTTCTGAAAAAGTTAATAATGAGCTTTTTGACAAAGGTTACTTATTAGTTAACTCTTTAAACTGGAATAGAAAAAGTATTGTAGAACTTCCATTTACAGATAAGTATCTTACAGATGTTGAAGGAAATATTTTACCACAGCAAGTAGTAGAAAAAGATAATAAAAAGACACTCCTTATAGAGTCTCACATACCTTCGTGCGGGCACACTATTATTGGAGAAAGTTCAGAAACGGAAGTATCTGTACCTCAAAACTTAATTTTTGTAACAGACCTCTCCATTGAAAACCCTTTAATTAAAGTAGTTTTTGATGAAGAAGATGGCAGAATTCTGAACATATATGATAAAGAAGCCCGACGAGATGTATTAGCAAATGGCGAAAAAGGAAATGCTTTTAAAATCTATAAAGATGAGCCGTTACTTTGGGATGCTTGGGATGTAGATATTTATTACGAAGAAGTTCCACCAGAAAGACCTACATTATCTGGAATTAAAATTCTCGAACAAGGCCCGTTAAGAGCGTCTATCCAGTTTGATTACGAAGATATGTTCTATGCAATTACTCAGATTGTGAGTATAGAAGCATTCTCTAAAAGGATAGATTTTAAAACAAAGATTAACTGGCAAGAAACTGACAAAATGCTCAGAGTAGAATTTCCGGTTAATATTCTTTCGAGACAAGCTACTTTCGATATTCAGTATGGATACGTGCAACGTACTACCCATTACAATACATCTTGGGATATGGCTCAGTTTGAAGTGGTAGCACACAAATGGGCAGATATTTCTCAATCTAATTATGGCGTTGCTTTGCTCAACGATTGCAAGTATGGCCATAAGATTAAAGGCAACACCATTAGTCTTAATTTACTGAGATCGCCTAAAAACCCTGATCCTTTGGCAGATATGCACATTCATGAGTTTACTTATTCATTATTCCCTCACTTAAATGACCATGTAAAAGGGAAAGTACCGCAAGAAGCATATGAATTGAACATTCCGACAAGAACAATTCCTATTAAAAAACAAAAAGGAATTATACCAGAGCATGTAGCTTATCTTGAAACCGACAGGTATAACATTATTATAGAATCTGTAAAACAAGCAGAATATACCGATGAGTTAGTTGTAAGACTTTACGAATCGTCTGGAGTTGACTGTTATGCGTATTTAAAAGTATCGTTTGATTACAGAGAAGTAAAACTGGTAAACATAATGGAAAGAGATTTAGACGAATTAGAAACTGATGGCAACATCATTAAGTTATTTTTCAAACCATTTGAAATACATACCATTAAATTCACTATGTAA
- a CDS encoding DUF2147 domain-containing protein has translation MKIQKLIILLNMLLVSTIALSQSPVGKWKTIDDETGEEKSVVEIYEKNGKIYGKIDQIIDPEEEDPICDECPTDDDRYKKKVIGMEIIRDLEKDGKEWDEGTVLDPEKGKIYDCKIWLEDENTLKLRGYVAFFYRTQTWYRVK, from the coding sequence ATGAAGATTCAAAAATTAATTATTCTTCTCAATATGCTCCTAGTTAGTACAATTGCACTTTCGCAAAGTCCGGTTGGTAAATGGAAAACCATAGACGACGAAACAGGCGAAGAAAAGTCGGTTGTAGAGATTTATGAAAAAAACGGAAAAATTTATGGGAAAATAGACCAGATAATTGATCCTGAAGAAGAAGACCCTATATGCGACGAATGTCCAACTGATGATGACCGATACAAAAAGAAAGTAATCGGTATGGAGATTATCAGAGACTTGGAAAAAGACGGCAAAGAATGGGACGAAGGTACAGTATTAGACCCAGAAAAAGGGAAAATTTACGATTGCAAAATTTGGCTTGAAGACGAAAACACACTAAAACTCAGAGGTTATGTAGCTTTCTTTTATCGCACACAAACCTGGTATAGAGTAAAATAA
- the galE gene encoding UDP-glucose 4-epimerase GalE — MSQNKILVTGGCGYIGSHTIIQIIRNTDFEVISVDNCLNSSEDTICRIEEITGKQVKNYNVDLRDREKTAAIFEENKDITGVIHFAALKAVGESVEKPGWYYDNNINSLLNILWCCEKYDVSNFIFSSSCSLYGNVSQLPVNEETPLMPTESPYAHTKKIGEEIIKNIIHVNNVQTISLRYFNPVGGDYTGKNGENPISRPNNLVPFITQTAAGILPKLTVFGNTYDTRDGSCIRDYIHVTDISDAHVNALQYLLDGKNESNYEVFNLGTGNGVTVLEVIEAFERVTKQKLNYEIGPARPGDVAAIYSDSSKALEKLGWKTKIGLDEMMDSAWKWQLTLNQEKEMKS, encoded by the coding sequence ATGAGTCAGAACAAAATTTTAGTAACGGGAGGATGCGGCTATATAGGCTCTCATACAATTATCCAGATTATCAGAAATACAGATTTCGAAGTAATCTCTGTAGATAATTGTCTTAATTCCTCAGAAGATACAATTTGTAGAATAGAAGAAATTACTGGTAAGCAAGTTAAAAACTACAATGTTGACTTGAGAGACCGCGAAAAAACTGCGGCCATATTTGAAGAAAACAAAGACATAACTGGTGTAATACATTTTGCTGCACTCAAAGCAGTGGGCGAATCAGTAGAAAAGCCGGGCTGGTATTACGACAACAACATTAACTCTTTGCTTAATATTCTTTGGTGTTGCGAGAAATATGATGTTAGCAATTTTATTTTCTCATCTAGTTGCTCATTGTATGGAAATGTGTCGCAACTTCCTGTAAATGAGGAAACTCCCCTAATGCCAACTGAATCACCTTACGCTCACACCAAAAAAATCGGAGAAGAAATTATCAAGAATATTATTCATGTAAATAATGTTCAAACGATTAGCTTACGCTACTTTAACCCAGTTGGCGGAGATTACACTGGTAAAAATGGAGAAAACCCAATTAGCCGCCCTAACAATTTAGTGCCATTTATCACACAAACTGCTGCTGGTATTTTACCAAAGCTTACTGTATTTGGCAATACTTATGACACTAGAGACGGCTCATGTATAAGAGACTACATCCACGTAACAGATATTTCTGATGCACACGTAAATGCTTTACAGTATTTATTAGATGGTAAAAACGAAAGCAATTACGAGGTTTTCAACTTGGGTACAGGTAATGGTGTAACTGTTTTAGAAGTGATTGAAGCCTTTGAAAGAGTAACTAAACAAAAACTAAATTACGAAATTGGCCCTGCCAGACCGGGAGATGTTGCGGCAATCTATTCTGATAGTTCCAAAGCTTTAGAGAAACTAGGCTGGAAAACCAAAATTGGTTTAGATGAGATGATGGATAGCGCATGGAAATGGCAGCTTACCCTCAACCAAGAAAAAGAAATGAAAAGTTAA
- a CDS encoding endonuclease/exonuclease/phosphatase family protein: MPKEDSNTMRVISYNIRYNSADDAQKGHGWELRKHEILKLLKFYKPELIGMQEVLKEQLDFLESNLTEYGRVGVGRDDGKEAGEYAPIFYNKEIFDLKDKGTFWLSKNPEKPGKSWDAALPRICTWVELENKKTGETLFFFNTHFDHRGDVARVESAALIAKKIKKMCGDNKFVLTGDFNLTPDTEPIKLLKENEMIEDSKDVADMVLGPDGTFSGFVLGGMPLKNRIDYVFVSDKMKVENYLVLNNTYGNNYPSDHLPVLADVIL; the protein is encoded by the coding sequence TTGCCTAAAGAAGATAGCAACACCATGAGGGTAATTAGCTACAATATTCGCTACAACAGTGCAGATGATGCACAAAAAGGACATGGCTGGGAGCTAAGGAAACATGAAATTTTAAAGCTTTTGAAATTTTATAAGCCGGAATTAATTGGCATGCAAGAAGTTTTAAAAGAACAACTCGATTTTTTAGAAAGTAATTTAACAGAATATGGAAGAGTAGGCGTAGGTAGAGACGATGGAAAAGAAGCTGGTGAGTATGCACCAATCTTTTATAATAAAGAAATATTCGATCTGAAAGATAAAGGCACGTTTTGGTTGTCTAAAAATCCTGAAAAACCGGGTAAGAGTTGGGATGCTGCACTTCCTCGTATTTGTACTTGGGTAGAGTTAGAAAACAAAAAAACAGGTGAAACCCTCTTTTTCTTCAATACACACTTCGATCACAGAGGTGATGTGGCTAGAGTAGAAAGTGCTGCTTTGATCGCTAAAAAAATTAAGAAAATGTGTGGTGATAACAAGTTTGTATTAACTGGTGATTTCAACCTAACTCCTGATACTGAGCCAATTAAATTGCTGAAGGAGAATGAAATGATTGAAGACAGTAAAGATGTTGCAGATATGGTTTTAGGACCAGATGGTACTTTCAGCGGTTTTGTTTTGGGTGGAATGCCGCTAAAAAACAGAATTGATTATGTGTTTGTTTCTGATAAAATGAAGGTTGAAAACTACTTGGTTTTAAATAACACTTATGGGAATAATTATCCGTCTGATCATTTACCTGTTTTGGCAGATGTGATTCTATAA
- the uvrC gene encoding excinuclease ABC subunit UvrC, with product MKERVQEKLEKTIAQLPHEPGIYKYKNEEGTIIYIGKAKQLKNRVSSYFNKYAAVNRKTKKLVSEIRDIEYVVVNSEFDALLLENNLIKENQPKYNILLKDDKTYPYICVTNERFPRVFSTRNIENKSHTYFGPYASVKAMNTLLELIRQLYHIRTCSYVLSEDNVAQGKFKVCLEYHIQNCKGPCEGLQEESDYDNDIQQVINILKGNISPVKHYYKENMQEAAATMEFEKAAEMKNKFDLVSNFQNKSLVTNPNIPELEAYSIIADDENAYVNFIKITNGCITQTETIQIKKKLDESNEDILAFAILDFREKFNSAASKIITNLALDIDLGGVEATVPKIGDLKKLVDLSKKNALYFKKEKDTAKIEIQKSKSKNYALIQLKEDLSLQDLPRHIECFDNSNIQGTNPVSAMVCFIDGKPAKKEYRHYNIKTVVGPDDFASMYEVVYRRYKRLKEEEKPLPNLIVIDGGKGQLSSACNALKDLDLYGKIPIVGIAKRLEEIYFPGDSIPLHINKKSSSLALLQKARDEAHRFGITFHRQKRSNSSLTSALEEIPGIGKGTIEKLLIEFKSINNIKNASVTDISKIIGLKKAMLLKEKL from the coding sequence ATGAAAGAGCGTGTTCAGGAAAAACTTGAAAAGACAATAGCACAACTACCTCATGAGCCAGGAATTTATAAATATAAAAATGAGGAAGGGACTATTATTTACATAGGGAAAGCGAAACAATTAAAAAACAGGGTAAGCAGCTATTTTAATAAATATGCAGCTGTAAACCGAAAAACTAAAAAGTTGGTAAGTGAAATAAGAGATATTGAATATGTGGTAGTAAACTCAGAGTTTGATGCTTTGCTACTCGAAAATAATCTCATTAAAGAGAACCAACCTAAATATAACATTCTTCTAAAAGATGATAAAACATATCCTTATATCTGTGTAACTAATGAGCGGTTTCCAAGAGTGTTTTCTACTCGCAATATTGAAAATAAAAGCCACACCTATTTTGGCCCTTATGCTAGTGTAAAAGCCATGAATACCCTGCTTGAGTTAATCAGGCAGTTGTATCATATTAGAACTTGCTCTTATGTGTTGAGTGAAGATAATGTGGCACAAGGCAAGTTTAAGGTTTGTCTTGAATACCATATTCAAAACTGTAAAGGCCCTTGTGAAGGTTTGCAAGAAGAAAGCGATTATGATAATGATATTCAGCAAGTTATCAATATTTTAAAAGGGAATATTTCTCCTGTAAAGCACTATTATAAAGAAAATATGCAGGAAGCTGCTGCTACAATGGAATTTGAAAAAGCAGCAGAGATGAAAAATAAGTTTGATTTGGTAAGTAATTTCCAAAATAAATCACTGGTTACAAACCCGAACATTCCCGAGTTAGAAGCATATTCAATAATTGCTGATGATGAAAACGCTTATGTCAACTTCATTAAAATAACTAATGGTTGTATTACTCAGACAGAAACCATCCAGATTAAAAAGAAACTGGATGAATCTAATGAAGATATTTTAGCCTTTGCCATTCTAGATTTTAGAGAGAAATTTAACAGTGCAGCATCAAAAATTATAACTAATCTGGCATTAGACATAGATTTAGGTGGGGTGGAAGCTACAGTTCCTAAAATTGGCGATCTTAAAAAGTTAGTCGATCTCTCTAAAAAGAATGCGCTATACTTTAAAAAAGAGAAAGATACTGCCAAGATAGAAATACAAAAAAGTAAGAGTAAAAATTATGCACTTATTCAACTAAAAGAAGATTTAAGTCTGCAAGATTTACCTCGCCATATCGAGTGTTTTGATAACTCTAACATACAGGGAACAAACCCAGTTTCTGCAATGGTTTGTTTTATTGATGGTAAGCCAGCCAAAAAAGAATACAGGCATTATAACATCAAAACAGTGGTAGGGCCAGACGATTTTGCCTCTATGTATGAAGTGGTTTATAGAAGATATAAAAGGCTAAAAGAAGAAGAAAAACCACTACCCAATTTAATTGTAATTGATGGCGGTAAAGGCCAGTTGAGTTCTGCTTGTAATGCGCTAAAAGATCTGGATTTATATGGCAAAATTCCGATTGTAGGTATTGCCAAAAGGTTAGAAGAAATCTATTTTCCCGGAGATTCAATTCCTTTACATATCAATAAAAAATCGAGTTCGCTGGCATTATTGCAAAAAGCCAGAGACGAAGCACACCGTTTCGGTATTACTTTTCACAGGCAAAAAAGAAGTAATAGCAGTCTTACATCTGCTTTGGAAGAAATCCCCGGAATTGGTAAAGGAACTATAGAGAAATTATTGATAGAATTTAAATCTATCAACAATATTAAGAATGCATCTGTAACAGATATATCTAAAATTATTGGCCTTAAAAAAGCCATGTTACTTAAAGAGAAACTTTAA
- a CDS encoding T9SS type A sorting domain-containing protein yields the protein MKRLLLSLAIFLFAFNNIYSQCSTCNATVTVPDAGNYTPGNNETFCITGSGEFTGTINLDNANSILCIGEDVIFKGSLNINKSNSTVNNYGSLEIGSFSYSGTLNNYGTMLISGGMTVNSSGTFNNYNTTFGAVEFNGDVIVDNGGDFSLDGGVVVNGNFTASSGSDVNLNGAGLQISGKLTVDSGSDISGSGSSGSCEGITYGSIVLNQSNALQNLDICNSSDPDATEDLTFDASVTTCDCSSLLPVKYISYNTSADYKNEQVKVSWSTSSEVNSYSYEIEKSIDGYAFSKIGEVFAAGSSDVVTIYSFMDTNPKYGKQYYRIKQLDIDGNYHYTDVMVQFYENRNSSAEGMLVAVDESALQLDFDEYMESGSLEIIGLSGKLIYQSEIDVNDYQYEFQLQDKLTSGIYIVRFRNMENYWVKKVMIK from the coding sequence ATGAAACGCTTATTACTTTCATTAGCAATTTTTTTATTTGCATTCAACAATATTTATTCTCAGTGTAGCACTTGCAATGCAACAGTTACAGTGCCAGATGCTGGAAATTACACTCCCGGAAATAATGAAACATTTTGTATTACAGGCTCTGGAGAGTTTACTGGCACAATAAATTTAGATAATGCGAACTCAATTTTATGTATTGGTGAAGATGTTATTTTTAAGGGAAGTTTGAATATAAATAAGTCAAATTCAACCGTAAATAATTATGGTTCGCTTGAAATAGGTAGTTTTTCTTACAGTGGTACATTAAACAATTATGGCACTATGCTAATTTCAGGTGGTATGACTGTAAATAGTAGCGGTACATTTAATAATTATAATACAACTTTTGGGGCGGTAGAATTTAATGGCGACGTGATTGTAGATAATGGTGGCGATTTTAGTTTAGATGGTGGTGTAGTGGTTAATGGAAATTTTACCGCTAGTAGTGGTAGCGATGTAAATTTGAATGGTGCAGGTCTACAAATATCTGGAAAGCTAACAGTTGATAGTGGTAGTGACATCAGCGGCAGTGGTTCTAGTGGAAGTTGTGAAGGCATTACTTATGGGAGTATTGTTTTGAATCAATCAAATGCATTACAAAACCTTGATATTTGTAATAGTTCTGACCCTGATGCTACTGAAGATTTAACCTTTGATGCTTCTGTAACCACATGTGATTGTTCTTCTTTATTGCCAGTAAAATACATCAGTTATAATACTTCTGCTGATTATAAAAACGAACAGGTTAAAGTATCTTGGTCAACTTCATCTGAAGTAAATAGCTATTCTTATGAAATTGAGAAATCTATAGATGGCTATGCTTTCTCTAAAATAGGAGAAGTGTTTGCCGCTGGCAGTTCAGATGTGGTAACTATTTATAGTTTTATGGATACCAACCCGAAATATGGTAAACAATATTATCGCATTAAGCAGCTAGATATAGATGGAAATTACCATTACACAGATGTAATGGTGCAGTTTTACGAAAATCGTAATTCATCTGCTGAAGGTATGTTGGTAGCTGTAGACGAATCTGCCTTACAGTTAGATTTTGATGAATATATGGAATCTGGTAGTTTAGAGATTATTGGTTTAAGTGGTAAGTTAATTTATCAGTCAGAAATTGATGTAAACGACTACCAGTATGAGTTCCAATTGCAAGACAAGCTCACCTCAGGTATTTACATAGTTAGATTTAGAAATATGGAAAATTACTGGGTGAAAAAAGTGATGATAAAATAA
- a CDS encoding MazG nucleotide pyrophosphohydrolase domain-containing protein, with protein sequence MPQLPEKPELKDFQDYIKQLCIEKGWNKNNHLEIFLLFMEEVGELAKAMRNAEKLYQEEGKAAGFELEEEFADVFNYLLDLANHFNIDLEEAFRKKNEINKNRKWTN encoded by the coding sequence ATGCCTCAATTACCCGAAAAGCCAGAACTTAAAGACTTTCAAGATTATATAAAGCAATTATGTATTGAGAAAGGATGGAATAAAAATAACCATCTTGAGATTTTCTTACTCTTTATGGAAGAAGTAGGAGAATTAGCAAAAGCGATGAGAAATGCAGAAAAGCTTTACCAAGAAGAAGGTAAAGCAGCAGGCTTCGAGTTGGAAGAAGAATTTGCAGATGTATTTAACTACTTGCTTGATTTAGCAAATCATTTTAACATTGATTTGGAAGAAGCCTTCCGTAAAAAGAATGAGATTAATAAAAATAGGAAATGGACTAATTAG
- a CDS encoding glycoside hydrolase family 97 protein produces MNKLTLALLALLINFSLYAQNYQTTSPDKNITLKIEAGNLIHWSVEHNGKAVIDKSEISMTVNDEVLGEHVKVRKKTENSIDETLTPIVALKTSSIKNNYNEITLNCKGNYAVTFRVFNDGVAYRFSTSFKNDITVNAEKLLLNFAENGTSFFPEEESYMSHFERSYIPYNLKEITNKQFCSLPVLTKLDDGVSVLFTEADLYDYPNLFFYGTGGTSFKANFPKKPKKISVPTRGADRSEVIDETYDYIAATSGTRTFPWRVLCIRDDKTLLENNLVFQLSSELKIEDPSWIKPGKVAWDWYNANNIYGVDFESGINTETYKYYIDFASEYGLEYIILDEGWTKTTTEVLATNPDIDIKELVSYGKSKNVDIILWLLWKPLDKNLEEILKTYHEWGIKGIKVDFMQRADQDMVNYYERVAKTAAKYELLVDFHGAYKPAGLRRAYPNVISYEGVKGNENNKWSQDITPEHNVTLPFIRMQAGPMDFTPGAMTNVHLINHKISHYRPEALGTRAHQVAMYVVFESPLQMLCDAPSAYYKEKETTEFITQIPSVWDETIALQAQAGDYVAIARRKGDKWYIGAMTDDTAREMEISFDFLGAGNYKAEIIQDGVNADKYAQDYKKTSQQINKDSKLTIKLTTGGGWAAILTKK; encoded by the coding sequence ATGAATAAACTTACTCTGGCATTATTAGCATTACTCATTAACTTTTCGCTATATGCCCAAAATTATCAAACCACTTCACCAGACAAAAACATTACCTTAAAAATCGAAGCCGGTAATCTAATCCACTGGTCTGTTGAGCATAATGGCAAAGCCGTAATCGATAAAAGTGAAATTTCGATGACTGTGAATGATGAAGTGCTAGGTGAGCATGTAAAAGTTAGAAAGAAAACAGAAAACAGTATTGATGAAACTCTAACTCCAATTGTAGCTTTAAAAACATCAAGCATTAAAAACAATTACAATGAAATTACACTAAACTGTAAAGGAAATTATGCAGTTACTTTTCGAGTTTTTAACGATGGGGTTGCTTATCGTTTTAGTACTTCTTTTAAAAATGATATCACTGTTAATGCAGAAAAGCTCTTACTCAACTTTGCTGAAAACGGTACCAGCTTCTTTCCAGAAGAGGAAAGCTATATGTCGCACTTCGAAAGGTCTTATATTCCTTACAACCTAAAAGAAATTACAAATAAGCAATTTTGCTCGCTTCCAGTACTTACAAAACTAGACGATGGTGTTAGTGTACTTTTTACTGAAGCAGATTTGTACGATTACCCTAACTTGTTTTTTTATGGAACAGGAGGCACAAGTTTTAAAGCTAACTTCCCAAAAAAACCTAAAAAGATAAGTGTGCCAACAAGAGGGGCAGATAGGTCTGAAGTAATTGATGAAACTTACGATTACATTGCTGCCACTTCTGGCACTCGTACATTCCCTTGGAGAGTGTTGTGTATTAGAGATGATAAAACCCTATTAGAAAACAACCTTGTTTTCCAACTTTCTAGCGAGCTTAAGATTGAAGACCCTTCTTGGATAAAGCCCGGCAAAGTTGCTTGGGATTGGTACAATGCCAACAATATATATGGAGTCGATTTCGAATCGGGTATTAATACTGAAACCTATAAATATTATATAGATTTTGCTTCTGAATATGGCTTAGAGTATATTATTCTTGATGAAGGTTGGACAAAAACCACTACAGAAGTTTTAGCGACCAACCCTGATATAGATATTAAAGAACTAGTGAGCTATGGAAAATCTAAAAATGTAGACATTATACTTTGGTTACTATGGAAACCACTTGATAAAAACTTAGAGGAGATTCTAAAAACATATCATGAGTGGGGCATTAAAGGTATAAAAGTAGACTTTATGCAAAGGGCAGATCAAGATATGGTAAATTACTATGAACGAGTCGCTAAAACGGCTGCTAAGTATGAACTTTTAGTAGATTTCCATGGAGCTTATAAGCCAGCAGGATTACGAAGAGCCTACCCTAATGTAATTTCTTATGAAGGTGTAAAAGGTAATGAGAACAACAAATGGAGCCAAGATATTACTCCCGAACATAATGTAACCTTGCCTTTTATTAGAATGCAGGCTGGCCCAATGGATTTCACTCCCGGAGCTATGACTAACGTGCATTTAATTAACCACAAAATATCGCATTATCGCCCAGAAGCTTTAGGTACAAGAGCACATCAGGTAGCAATGTATGTGGTATTTGAAAGCCCTTTACAAATGCTTTGCGATGCTCCTTCTGCTTATTATAAAGAAAAAGAAACCACTGAATTTATTACTCAGATTCCTTCGGTTTGGGATGAAACTATTGCCCTACAAGCTCAGGCAGGTGACTATGTAGCCATTGCAAGAAGAAAAGGCGATAAATGGTATATCGGTGCGATGACAGACGACACTGCTAGAGAAATGGAAATTAGTTTTGACTTTTTAGGTGCAGGAAACTACAAAGCTGAAATAATACAAGATGGCGTAAATGCTGATAAGTATGCGCAAGATTATAAGAAAACCTCTCAGCAAATTAATAAAGACAGTAAACTTACTATTAAGCTTACTACCGGTGGTGGTTGGGCAGCCATTTTAACTAAAAAATAA